A window of the Sulfurospirillum tamanense genome harbors these coding sequences:
- a CDS encoding 4Fe-4S dicluster domain-containing protein produces the protein MYQVKYLFVMNPEIPTSLENGGEIMVMDHEGAHYVNAFISNEPSLGEVYAPEINWYVLHSKASQSEQHEVMELLYDLRQMRHSLGGKRTQSVTVPRSVAIIGDEELESVQSIITLTQYYFDDIRCVSPQNLESIGGKLGCFELRQNEEEMATFGQIIVCDESANVPHLTGVEWVGEYPEPEYLMKNLRNRAGIFNYPNLIRYDSTLCDTSTCQKCQEICPVKAISVNTLLDEVTIAQLECTSCGECLHGCPTRALDYIPFTQAMLQKTVQKCAHKRLVVIPAWALESLRGIALPEGIVPVVVQGCGGFSDWHWLVMLQNLGVNVVVYDSKLPESTKKAIYCVNELYRRIYDKKAILWAKSPQEFEEALSKEQALVKMSFEETKEPQEDFDRRLSALVQALHVKNEKGVNE, from the coding sequence GTGTATCAGGTTAAATATCTCTTTGTGATGAATCCCGAAATCCCAACAAGCCTTGAAAATGGGGGCGAGATTATGGTGATGGACCATGAAGGGGCCCATTATGTCAACGCTTTTATATCCAACGAACCTTCCTTGGGCGAGGTGTACGCGCCTGAAATCAACTGGTACGTGCTTCACTCTAAGGCGAGCCAGTCTGAACAGCATGAGGTTATGGAGTTGCTTTATGATTTGCGTCAAATGCGCCACTCTCTTGGAGGAAAGCGCACCCAAAGCGTAACAGTTCCAAGAAGCGTCGCCATAATCGGCGATGAGGAGCTTGAAAGTGTGCAAAGCATAATAACCTTAACCCAATACTATTTTGATGATATCCGCTGTGTAAGTCCACAAAATTTAGAATCAATTGGCGGAAAATTGGGCTGTTTTGAATTAAGGCAAAATGAAGAAGAGATGGCTACATTTGGGCAAATTATTGTGTGCGATGAGAGTGCAAACGTGCCTCATCTTACAGGGGTTGAGTGGGTTGGCGAGTATCCAGAACCAGAATACCTTATGAAAAATTTGCGCAACAGGGCTGGAATTTTTAATTATCCAAACCTTATCCGTTACGATAGCACCCTTTGCGACACAAGTACCTGCCAAAAATGCCAAGAGATTTGCCCAGTAAAAGCCATTAGTGTCAATACTCTTTTGGATGAGGTTACTATAGCGCAGCTTGAGTGCACAAGCTGTGGAGAGTGTTTGCATGGTTGCCCGACAAGAGCGCTAGATTACATCCCCTTTACCCAAGCAATGCTTCAAAAAACAGTCCAAAAATGTGCCCATAAGCGCTTGGTTGTCATCCCTGCTTGGGCGTTAGAATCTTTAAGAGGGATTGCCTTGCCAGAGGGGATTGTGCCTGTGGTGGTGCAAGGATGCGGAGGGTTTAGTGATTGGCATTGGCTTGTAATGCTTCAAAACCTTGGGGTAAATGTGGTCGTGTATGACTCAAAACTTCCAGAATCTACCAAAAAAGCAATCTATTGTGTCAATGAATTGTACCGTCGGATTTATGACAAAAAGGCGATTTTGTGGGCAAAATCACCACAAGAATTTGAAGAAGCATTATCTAAAGAACAAGCTTTAGTAAAAATGAGTTTTGAGGAGACAAAAGAGCCTCAAGAGGACTTCGATAGACGCTTAAGTGCTTTGGTGCAAGCCTTACATGTAAAGAATGAAAAAGGAGTTAATGAATGA
- a CDS encoding ABC transporter substrate-binding protein yields the protein MVNHTFLRLLFFFTFLGLGGLAYWSVQPKDGPIILGASLPLTGINKELGTEVVAGANAWFEHVNATGGIKGRKIEFIYYDDKYEPQNTAHNLQKLLYEDQAFALFGFVGTPTIKKILPEIMLNKLPLIASYTGASFLRDASAPNIVNFRTSYQEEINALVEHLHTSQGLTRFAIFYQNDIFGEEGYIATVNALGTYSLSLVGEGTYKRNTLSIRHALHEIQSSSPEAIIVVGAYKPSAHFIQQAKENGMNTVIFCPISFVNADALVAELSGKTKNILFSQVVPSYDPKASAAALEYTRLLERYAPLNKPSLASFESFLAAKALTLALKRVDDPLTRGKLLTTLNNQTFVDLGDIPMRFSHLYMHASVYLSVYEEGFHIIHRKSF from the coding sequence ATGGTAAACCATACTTTCCTAAGACTTCTCTTTTTCTTCACTTTTTTAGGCCTTGGTGGTCTGGCATATTGGTCCGTTCAACCTAAAGATGGTCCGATTATTCTTGGCGCTTCCCTTCCTCTTACGGGTATTAATAAAGAACTTGGCACGGAAGTTGTCGCAGGGGCCAACGCATGGTTTGAACACGTGAATGCCACGGGCGGCATCAAAGGAAGAAAAATCGAATTTATCTACTACGATGACAAATACGAACCCCAAAATACCGCACATAACCTCCAAAAACTCCTCTACGAAGACCAAGCTTTTGCGCTCTTTGGTTTTGTAGGCACGCCCACTATCAAAAAAATCCTACCTGAGATTATGCTCAACAAACTTCCCCTCATCGCCTCCTATACGGGAGCTAGTTTTTTGCGCGACGCCTCTGCGCCAAATATTGTCAATTTTCGCACCAGCTACCAAGAAGAAATCAACGCCCTTGTAGAGCACTTGCACACATCTCAGGGGTTGACGCGTTTTGCCATTTTTTACCAAAATGACATTTTTGGCGAAGAGGGCTACATTGCTACGGTCAACGCTTTAGGCACCTATAGTCTCTCTCTTGTGGGGGAAGGAACATACAAGCGCAATACTCTTTCGATTCGCCATGCCTTGCACGAAATTCAATCTTCCAGTCCAGAGGCTATTATTGTTGTAGGGGCGTACAAGCCAAGTGCGCATTTCATTCAACAGGCTAAGGAAAATGGGATGAACACGGTTATCTTTTGCCCCATCTCTTTTGTCAATGCTGATGCGCTTGTTGCGGAGCTTAGTGGCAAAACTAAAAATATTTTGTTTTCACAAGTGGTGCCCTCTTATGACCCAAAGGCTTCTGCGGCCGCCCTTGAGTACACCCGCTTACTCGAACGCTACGCACCGCTCAATAAACCCTCTCTTGCTTCTTTTGAAAGCTTTTTGGCAGCCAAGGCACTTACTCTTGCCCTAAAACGCGTGGATGACCCACTTACCAGAGGAAAGCTCCTTACTACACTTAACAATCAAACCTTTGTGGACCTGGGCGACATTCCTATGCGCTTTAGCCACCTTTACATGCATGCAAGCGTCTATCTTTCTGTGTATGAAGAAGGGTTTCACATTATCCATCGAAAGAGTTTTTAA
- a CDS encoding 4Fe-4S dicluster domain-containing protein encodes MLAKEYVYYDHLNLEIPLQDHIEVVKTPLLGEQCLVTNHPDVPSHLVAPEIDFYLQHSQDSLLDKALNASTLFEARALCYDFSQDSDFSQEVGKNILLVGEEEALSDLKQALKAKGFAVLVVHPSEVAMIEGHLGALHVTLRQEDALHEVDADQMVWFEAPEFALRQSGVLNPEKNDIAQIVEAIEAKTGTHTYKNFITYDPSICQYHERREEVCGKCAEVCPTVAIVKLDDTKHLQFSHIDCHGCGGCISVCPSGAVEYAQMPRRAFYEIAKLYQDKTALIIPRKMGLDALHVSLPQNVLPLGIEGEKFLHEAHLLTLLQESGSSVVFYTDFISKGTGDVISILNQAYEKMYGTKAIYVAMNEAELIQALQEVGPIEGTRHGIQEDGLRKREIFSARLAWAVGEGDYGTIQAGEHVRYGTININEEACTLCLSCVGACNVRALTAHTSDNSLRFDASICTSCGYCEATCPEKDCLSMERGEIALNKGWFGQRIMAKDTLFECVKCGKPFATSKSVNRIAAIMAPLFAGNDTKLKSLYCCGDCKPKVMFEDYLKEREKATL; translated from the coding sequence ATGCTGGCAAAAGAGTATGTCTATTATGACCATTTAAACCTCGAAATTCCCCTTCAAGACCACATTGAAGTGGTTAAAACCCCTTTATTAGGGGAGCAGTGTCTTGTTACTAATCACCCCGATGTTCCCTCTCACTTAGTTGCCCCTGAGATAGATTTTTACCTTCAACACTCCCAAGATTCACTTTTAGATAAAGCACTTAACGCTTCCACTCTTTTTGAAGCCCGCGCGTTGTGCTACGATTTTTCCCAAGATTCGGATTTTTCCCAAGAAGTGGGGAAAAACATTTTGCTTGTGGGCGAAGAAGAAGCTTTAAGCGACCTCAAGCAAGCACTAAAGGCTAAAGGTTTTGCTGTGTTGGTGGTGCATCCAAGCGAAGTGGCGATGATTGAAGGCCATTTAGGTGCTTTACATGTAACCCTTCGCCAAGAAGATGCGCTTCATGAAGTGGACGCAGACCAAATGGTATGGTTTGAGGCCCCTGAATTTGCTTTGCGCCAAAGCGGTGTATTGAATCCAGAAAAAAACGACATCGCACAGATTGTCGAAGCCATCGAAGCCAAAACAGGCACCCATACCTACAAAAACTTCATCACTTATGACCCTTCCATTTGCCAGTATCATGAGCGCCGCGAAGAGGTTTGCGGTAAATGCGCCGAAGTGTGCCCCACGGTAGCCATTGTTAAACTTGACGACACTAAACATTTGCAATTTTCCCACATCGACTGTCACGGTTGCGGTGGCTGTATCAGTGTGTGCCCTAGTGGTGCGGTTGAATACGCCCAAATGCCCCGCCGTGCGTTTTATGAGATTGCCAAACTTTACCAAGATAAAACCGCATTGATTATCCCCCGCAAAATGGGGCTAGATGCTTTACATGTAAGCCTCCCTCAAAACGTGTTGCCTCTAGGGATTGAGGGTGAGAAATTTCTACACGAAGCCCATTTATTGACCCTTTTGCAAGAAAGCGGAAGTTCGGTAGTGTTTTACACCGATTTTATCTCCAAGGGCACGGGTGATGTGATTTCCATTTTAAACCAAGCCTATGAAAAAATGTATGGTACTAAAGCGATTTATGTTGCCATGAATGAAGCCGAGCTTATCCAAGCCCTCCAAGAGGTTGGCCCCATTGAGGGCACGCGTCATGGCATCCAAGAAGATGGCTTGCGCAAACGCGAAATCTTCTCCGCGCGCCTTGCATGGGCAGTGGGTGAGGGGGATTATGGCACCATCCAAGCGGGTGAACATGTGCGCTATGGGACGATCAATATCAATGAAGAGGCTTGTACTTTGTGCCTAAGTTGCGTGGGAGCCTGTAACGTGCGTGCACTCACAGCACATACCTCAGATAACAGCTTGCGCTTTGATGCGTCTATTTGTACAAGCTGTGGCTACTGCGAGGCGACCTGTCCTGAAAAGGATTGCCTAAGCATGGAGCGGGGCGAAATAGCACTCAACAAAGGGTGGTTTGGCCAGCGGATTATGGCTAAAGACACCCTATTTGAATGTGTTAAGTGTGGCAAACCCTTTGCAACAAGTAAATCTGTAAACCGTATCGCGGCAATTATGGCGCCCCTGTTTGCAGGAAACGATACCAAGCTCAAAAGCCTTTATTGCTGCGGCGATTGCAAGCCAAAAGTGATGTTTGAGGATTATTTGAAAGAAAGAGAAAAGGCGACGCTATAA
- the selA gene encoding L-seryl-tRNA(Sec) selenium transferase — MSLLRSLPKIDKLMAHDAFASFNPTRLAPCVKAAVEALRQGILEGTVTHVDENALVQEICARMEESLSPSLVPLVNATGVIVHTNLGRSCLSPVLLTRATAALTHYTNLEYDVQKGRRGERYAHVSRHLRELLGVEDVLVVNNNASAVFLILNTFAKGKETIVSRGELVEIGGSFRVPEVMSNSGTTLVEVGATNKTRLSDYTNALTEHTAMLMKVHRSNFSIEGFSEEASLEELVGLAKEKGVLDYYDLGSAYLADLPYGLSHAEPSLPKLLVHNPSLVSFSGDKLFGGVQAGIIVGKKALIDRLKKNQLLRMLRVDKLTLCLLEETVKAYLGGETHLIPTLDLLLRDVKSLEALAKKMRRQIGAEKCDIVHSQTYVGGGTMPNRPIPTVALHVKGEATALERRFRERHVIGRIERDRFLLDLRALLKEDEKPLVEICKKVLNA, encoded by the coding sequence ATGAGCTTACTTCGCTCCCTTCCCAAGATTGATAAACTCATGGCCCACGACGCCTTTGCTTCGTTTAACCCTACGCGCCTTGCGCCTTGTGTCAAAGCCGCCGTGGAAGCCTTGCGCCAAGGCATTCTTGAGGGCACAGTGACCCATGTCGATGAAAACGCCCTTGTCCAAGAGATTTGCGCGCGCATGGAAGAGAGCCTTTCGCCCTCCCTCGTGCCTCTTGTGAACGCCACGGGCGTCATCGTCCACACCAACCTTGGACGCAGTTGCCTTAGTCCTGTTCTCTTAACCCGCGCAACCGCCGCTTTGACCCACTACACCAACCTCGAATACGACGTGCAAAAAGGCCGACGGGGTGAGCGCTACGCCCACGTAAGCCGCCATTTGCGCGAACTCTTGGGCGTGGAAGATGTGCTCGTGGTCAACAACAACGCCTCAGCGGTTTTTCTCATCCTCAACACCTTTGCCAAAGGCAAGGAAACCATCGTTTCACGGGGCGAACTGGTAGAGATTGGGGGAAGTTTTCGCGTCCCTGAAGTCATGAGTAACAGCGGCACCACCCTCGTGGAAGTGGGCGCGACCAACAAAACCCGCCTGAGTGACTACACCAACGCCCTCACTGAGCACACCGCCATGCTCATGAAAGTCCACCGCTCCAACTTTAGCATCGAAGGCTTTAGCGAAGAGGCCAGTTTGGAAGAGCTCGTAGGACTCGCCAAGGAAAAAGGGGTATTGGACTACTACGACCTAGGCAGTGCGTACTTAGCAGACTTGCCCTATGGCTTAAGCCACGCCGAGCCTAGCTTGCCCAAGCTTCTTGTTCACAACCCCTCACTGGTGAGCTTTAGTGGCGACAAACTCTTTGGCGGGGTACAAGCGGGCATCATCGTGGGCAAAAAAGCCCTCATCGACCGTCTCAAAAAAAACCAACTCTTGCGGATGCTTCGGGTAGACAAACTCACGTTGTGCCTTTTAGAAGAAACCGTCAAAGCCTACCTTGGGGGCGAAACCCACCTCATCCCCACCCTTGATTTGCTTTTGCGCGACGTTAAGAGCCTTGAAGCCTTAGCCAAAAAAATGCGCCGCCAGATTGGCGCGGAAAAATGCGACATAGTGCATTCTCAAACGTACGTGGGCGGAGGTACCATGCCCAACCGTCCCATTCCTACCGTAGCCTTACATGTAAAGGGTGAAGCCACAGCACTTGAGCGGCGTTTTAGAGAAAGGCACGTCATCGGACGCATTGAGCGCGACCGCTTTTTGCTCGACCTTCGCGCCCTGCTTAAAGAGGATGAAAAACCCCTTGTGGAGATTTGTAAAAAGGTACTGAACGCATGA
- a CDS encoding TorD/DmsD family molecular chaperone, translated as MKSVQKAPRDTQAMSGIDQARTLYYDFFAGCFLYPLLEGRAGLLQEQIGLFKSSPLEDVVAQNFERLHEELEANGVENLLKEYDDIFMIPMKGEMVLPYVSHYKEGRLNGEILVDIRQTLKALPIRRNEKIFKETEDHLGYLFLMMRYCVEGKAFVVEEQEIFNTYISPVIKTFMDEVKEHSLANHYKDIIQILEGFMAFEREYLK; from the coding sequence ATGAAATCTGTGCAAAAAGCACCAAGGGATACGCAAGCCATGTCTGGCATTGACCAAGCCCGCACACTCTACTATGACTTTTTTGCGGGGTGTTTTTTGTACCCTCTTTTGGAGGGGCGAGCTGGGTTGCTTCAAGAACAAATAGGACTATTTAAAAGCTCTCCATTAGAAGATGTGGTGGCGCAAAATTTTGAACGTTTGCACGAAGAGTTGGAAGCTAACGGTGTGGAAAATTTGCTCAAAGAGTATGATGATATTTTTATGATTCCCATGAAGGGTGAAATGGTTTTGCCCTATGTTTCCCACTATAAAGAGGGACGCTTAAATGGGGAAATTTTAGTTGATATTCGCCAAACACTCAAAGCCTTGCCCATAAGACGCAATGAAAAGATTTTTAAGGAGACGGAAGACCATCTGGGCTATCTTTTTTTAATGATGCGTTATTGCGTCGAAGGAAAAGCGTTTGTTGTGGAAGAACAAGAGATTTTCAATACATACATCTCTCCTGTGATAAAAACATTTATGGATGAGGTAAAAGAGCACTCTTTGGCTAACCACTACAAAGACATTATCCAGATTTTGGAGGGATTTATGGCTTTTGAAAGGGAGTATCTTAAATAG
- a CDS encoding response regulator has protein sequence MNRRDFECLGRFNILYLEDEIDLLKHTTDVLVDFVHHIYPAQTCQEAMEIIQTKKVDVIVSDILLKNGNGIEFLQELKAKGYDTPAILTTAYTDTEYLLEAIKLKVENYIVKPINIKELLNSLHDVLLPKIQSREIHRSYNIIKTISAVTDGKQVELIRFIIKNLDDDNILNYSYADIMERVDVSKPTVIKLFKQLSDLGILTKVQNGKYRFDECELPAPEATA, from the coding sequence ATGAACCGTCGTGATTTTGAATGCCTCGGGCGTTTTAATATTCTCTACCTTGAGGATGAAATTGACCTTCTTAAACACACCACCGATGTGCTTGTGGATTTTGTGCATCACATTTATCCTGCACAAACCTGTCAAGAGGCGATGGAAATCATCCAAACCAAAAAGGTAGATGTGATTGTCTCGGACATCTTGCTCAAAAACGGCAATGGGATTGAGTTTTTGCAAGAGCTCAAAGCTAAAGGCTACGACACGCCCGCCATTCTTACCACCGCTTACACCGACACGGAATATCTACTAGAAGCCATCAAACTCAAAGTGGAAAACTACATCGTCAAACCCATCAACATCAAAGAACTGCTCAACTCCTTGCACGATGTGCTCTTGCCCAAAATCCAATCCCGCGAGATTCACCGCTCTTACAACATCATCAAAACCATCTCCGCGGTGACCGATGGCAAACAAGTGGAACTCATCCGCTTTATCATCAAAAACCTCGATGATGACAATATCCTTAACTACTCTTACGCAGACATCATGGAGCGCGTGGACGTGAGCAAACCTACCGTCATTAAACTTTTTAAACAACTCTCGGATTTGGGCATCCTCACCAAAGTCCAAAACGGAAAATACCGCTTTGACGAGTGCGAACTGCCTGCTCCGGAGGCTACCGCATGA
- a CDS encoding sensor histidine kinase produces the protein MGFYTAFNAYLDRITFSIKTRILIVIIAGGMVSIGFLMFISIFALKYDYETLFQRRTLPLVEIEEIKDLYAVNIHDTLYDLRLGQISLANATEVIGLAKHIVDEQWGNYHAYLNHQVGGVTRFASAWLNFFLLVKDPPPKSLYQEGITTKVQAKMDTINVRTQEILTHYHAQNITLAHSLTQETFLEINALSIYVSSLITSHLKEAINEKIRTERIFRTSIFMLVLLIGFVFALSLLVSVLLINHFKNLNATLEAKVDDKTKALKRLNSSLEKRVAKEVELNRKKDQIMFQQSRMASLGEMLQNIAHQWRQPLGALTMIIQSFETKHMAGKLTGAFIEERVKDAQVLANGMSETLDDFRTFFNPNKSKRGFDLKESIQKAIDLSYYLLEKEEVELQLFMSENVRIFGFKNELSHVFLNLINNAKDALSKKPTPKKIHIYVKSTPAEHQISVIDNAGGVDEKILPRIFDPYFTTKHQSVGTGIGLYMSKQIVEEHMQGSITCKNIYHKMGTKTLYRCAMFTIHIPRHKKESHEPS, from the coding sequence ATGGGCTTTTACACTGCCTTTAACGCCTACCTTGACCGCATTACCTTTTCCATCAAAACCCGTATTTTGATTGTCATCATTGCTGGTGGCATGGTGAGCATTGGCTTTTTGATGTTTATCTCTATTTTTGCCCTCAAATATGACTACGAAACCCTCTTTCAGCGTCGCACCCTGCCGCTGGTAGAAATCGAAGAGATTAAAGACCTTTATGCGGTCAACATTCACGACACCCTCTATGACCTTCGCTTGGGGCAAATCAGTTTAGCCAACGCCACAGAGGTAATTGGCCTAGCCAAACACATTGTAGACGAACAATGGGGCAATTACCATGCTTACTTAAACCACCAAGTTGGCGGCGTTACACGCTTTGCCAGTGCGTGGTTGAATTTTTTTCTTTTAGTAAAAGACCCGCCCCCCAAAAGCCTCTACCAAGAAGGCATCACCACCAAAGTTCAAGCAAAAATGGATACCATCAATGTGCGCACACAAGAAATTTTGACCCACTACCATGCACAAAATATCACCCTTGCGCACAGTCTCACTCAAGAGACGTTTTTGGAAATCAATGCGTTGAGTATTTATGTCTCAAGTCTCATCACCTCACACCTTAAAGAGGCCATCAACGAAAAAATCCGTACAGAGCGGATTTTCCGAACCAGTATTTTTATGCTTGTTTTGCTCATTGGGTTTGTCTTCGCATTGAGCCTTTTGGTCTCGGTGCTGCTTATTAACCATTTTAAAAATCTCAACGCGACCCTTGAGGCCAAAGTAGACGATAAAACCAAAGCACTCAAACGCCTCAACAGCTCTTTGGAAAAGCGCGTAGCTAAAGAGGTGGAACTTAACCGCAAAAAAGACCAAATCATGTTCCAACAATCCCGCATGGCAAGCCTTGGAGAGATGTTGCAAAACATCGCCCACCAATGGCGCCAACCCCTTGGGGCACTGACCATGATTATCCAGAGTTTTGAGACCAAACACATGGCAGGCAAACTCACGGGCGCATTCATTGAAGAGCGTGTCAAAGATGCGCAAGTGCTCGCCAATGGCATGTCTGAAACCTTAGATGATTTCCGTACCTTTTTTAACCCCAACAAAAGCAAGCGGGGATTTGACCTCAAGGAGTCCATCCAAAAAGCCATCGACCTCTCCTACTATTTGCTTGAAAAAGAAGAGGTAGAACTGCAGCTGTTTATGAGTGAAAATGTACGCATTTTTGGCTTTAAAAACGAACTAAGCCACGTCTTTTTAAACCTCATCAACAATGCCAAAGATGCCTTGTCTAAAAAACCCACCCCAAAAAAAATCCATATCTACGTCAAATCCACTCCCGCAGAACACCAAATCAGCGTCATCGACAATGCAGGTGGCGTTGATGAAAAAATCTTGCCGCGCATCTTTGACCCCTACTTCACCACCAAACACCAAAGTGTCGGCACAGGCATTGGGCTGTACATGTCTAAGCAGATTGTTGAAGAGCACATGCAAGGAAGCATTACATGTAAAAATATTTACCACAAAATGGGCACCAAAACCCTCTACCGGTGCGCCATGTTCACCATTCACATCCCCCGCCACAAAAAGGAATCCCATGAACCGTCGTGA